A window of the Acidithiobacillus thiooxidans ATCC 19377 genome harbors these coding sequences:
- a CDS encoding DHA2 family efflux MFS transporter permease subunit gives MISTSVPMGAAGLNRPLITLAIMLATIMQTLDSTIANVALPHMQGSLSVSLNQIGWVLTSYIVATAIATPLTGWLVDRFGKRNIFLASVAGFTLASMWCGISTSLFEIVIARVFQGVFGAALVPLSQTTLLDINPREKQGSAMALWGMGVMVGPIVGPTLGGWLTDSMGWRWVFFINVPVGILALWGIWKSFPADTPGRSMRFDMAGFVSLSVAIGGLQLLLDRGQQLNWFSSVEIWVEAYLAGFAAIYFIWHTWRTPPEHSFFDYRLILNRNYVTGLLFIFIVGVVLFASRALIPTMLQDLMGYTAEAAGWVTAPSGLGTMLAMLIVGRLVGKVDLRLLLAIGFGITAFSLWEMQGYSLVISQGEVIWPGVWQGLGIGLVFVPLSTATFATLSPQMRANGTAIYSLVRNVGSSLGISLVETLLTRNTQIAHATLAAHIDGRNPGYGNPAVAELYNPHSSMGQMLLNNEITRQASMIGYIDNFWLMMVMTLAIFPLLLIIRTPKREAAARRS, from the coding sequence ATGATCTCGACATCTGTTCCCATGGGTGCTGCAGGGCTGAACCGTCCGCTGATTACCCTGGCCATCATGCTCGCCACCATCATGCAGACGCTGGACAGCACCATCGCCAATGTGGCTCTGCCCCATATGCAGGGCAGCTTGTCAGTTTCGCTCAATCAGATCGGCTGGGTGCTGACATCCTATATTGTCGCCACCGCCATCGCCACACCCTTGACCGGCTGGCTGGTAGACCGCTTTGGTAAGCGCAATATTTTCCTGGCCTCAGTGGCCGGTTTTACCCTGGCCTCCATGTGGTGTGGTATTTCCACCTCCTTGTTCGAAATTGTCATTGCCCGGGTTTTTCAGGGCGTATTTGGCGCTGCCCTGGTGCCGCTTTCACAAACCACCTTGTTGGATATCAATCCCCGGGAAAAACAGGGCTCGGCCATGGCATTGTGGGGTATGGGGGTCATGGTGGGTCCGATTGTCGGCCCGACTCTGGGTGGCTGGCTGACTGACAGCATGGGCTGGCGCTGGGTATTTTTCATCAATGTTCCAGTAGGTATCCTGGCACTTTGGGGTATCTGGAAATCGTTTCCGGCCGATACGCCGGGACGCAGCATGCGCTTTGATATGGCTGGCTTTGTCAGTCTCAGTGTGGCCATTGGCGGTCTGCAATTATTGCTGGATCGGGGGCAGCAACTGAACTGGTTCAGTTCGGTGGAAATCTGGGTGGAAGCCTATCTGGCCGGTTTCGCAGCCATTTATTTTATCTGGCATACCTGGCGCACTCCACCCGAGCACTCTTTTTTTGATTATCGTCTGATTTTGAATCGCAATTATGTGACCGGATTACTATTCATTTTTATCGTAGGGGTGGTGCTTTTTGCCTCGCGTGCCCTGATTCCCACCATGCTCCAGGATCTGATGGGTTACACGGCCGAGGCTGCCGGGTGGGTAACGGCCCCCAGTGGTTTAGGCACCATGCTCGCCATGCTCATTGTAGGTCGGCTGGTGGGTAAGGTGGATTTGCGCCTGTTGCTGGCTATCGGCTTTGGCATAACGGCCTTTTCTCTCTGGGAAATGCAGGGTTACAGCCTGGTGATCAGCCAGGGTGAGGTGATCTGGCCCGGTGTCTGGCAGGGCCTGGGTATTGGTCTGGTATTCGTGCCATTGAGCACGGCTACTTTCGCCACGCTCAGTCCCCAGATGCGCGCCAATGGTACGGCCATATATAGTCTGGTACGCAATGTCGGCAGCAGTCTGGGGATTTCCTTGGTGGAGACCCTGCTGACCCGAAATACCCAAATTGCGCACGCTACGCTGGCCGCGCATATTGATGGCCGCAATCCGGGTTATGGAAACCCTGCAGTCGCAGAACTGTATAATCCCCATTCAAGTATGGGGCAAATGTTGCTCAATAATGAAATTACCCGGCAGGCCAGTATGATTGGCTATATTGACAACTTCTGGTTGATGATGGTGATGACGCTGGCGATTTTCCCTTTGTTGTTGATTATTCGTACACCAAAGCGGGAAGCGGCGGCAAGGAGAAGCTGA
- a CDS encoding universal stress protein, which yields MFQKVMVAYDGSASGGVALQQATDIAGLTQAELHLFGVIVSTGGMAMAQAAGAEDMLGREGEAIRTRLDEVATKLRENGLCVYTQAVEGSPAEAIAQYARQIHADLLVIGHIPQFSFGHWLEGSVAKALLRSLPCSILVAK from the coding sequence ATGTTCCAGAAAGTGATGGTCGCTTACGATGGGAGTGCTTCAGGTGGTGTCGCTCTGCAGCAGGCGACAGATATTGCAGGTCTCACACAGGCTGAACTGCATTTGTTTGGCGTCATTGTGAGTACGGGCGGTATGGCGATGGCACAAGCTGCAGGTGCCGAAGACATGCTGGGTAGGGAAGGGGAGGCTATACGTACCCGGCTGGACGAGGTCGCTACAAAACTCCGTGAGAATGGCCTGTGCGTGTATACTCAAGCGGTTGAGGGGAGTCCCGCTGAGGCCATTGCCCAATATGCCCGACAAATCCACGCTGATTTACTGGTGATTGGTCATATTCCCCAATTTTCCTTTGGTCACTGGCTGGAAGGATCTGTTGCCAAAGCCCTCCTGAGAAGTTTGCCCTGCAGTATTCTGGTCGCAAAATAG
- a CDS encoding lysozyme inhibitor LprI family protein produces MILQKESLETNNRMKNYDRHLMSAEKRTSEKLKIKHRLWLSSYLLMGLFFSQGSMATQYATSFDYATANTVTEQVICKDQKLASLDLQLSQEYNELVNNMKKSGNHKKNLSYLLVSQEKWKKEKIQCKGDSFCITDAYGKRLAELGACYH; encoded by the coding sequence ATGATCCTGCAGAAAGAATCGCTTGAAACGAATAATAGGATGAAAAATTATGACCGTCATTTAATGTCGGCAGAAAAACGTACATCAGAAAAACTTAAAATTAAACATCGATTATGGTTAAGCAGTTATTTGCTGATGGGTTTATTTTTTTCTCAAGGATCAATGGCCACGCAATATGCTACTTCATTCGACTATGCGACTGCAAATACCGTAACAGAACAGGTGATTTGCAAGGATCAAAAATTGGCAAGCCTGGATCTGCAATTGTCTCAGGAATATAATGAATTAGTGAACAATATGAAAAAAAGTGGAAATCATAAAAAAAATCTCAGTTATCTCCTTGTCTCTCAGGAAAAATGGAAAAAAGAGAAGATCCAGTGCAAAGGTGATAGTTTCTGTATAACAGATGCTTACGGGAAACGTTTAGCCGAGCTGGGCGCCTGTTATCATTAG
- a CDS encoding ISL3 family transposase: MVPEELFSLALGLVPPWLVDDVTFQVEEKRLDLHINFPKGSRFACPVCGEECPVHDTREHTWRHMDFFQHEAYLHARVPRVMCPEHGVHQIPVPWAREGSRFTLLFEALIMTLVREMPVLTVARLIGETDTLLWRVIDHYVPEARTRVDMAHVHAVGVDETSSRRGHDYITLFVDLEARRLLFATPGKDVSTFARFATDLEAHGGSAEAVTDVSMDLSPAFQKGAKEHLPNAQVTFDRFHLMKLVNEAVDAVRRSEAFTQPDLKKTRWLWLKNERKLKVKQKEKLQALLKDQNLKTAQAYQFRLTFQDIFTIKNRHQGATLLKAWLENAKTSDLPPIVKVAYTIMNHWDGVLHWFESQITNGILEGFNSLIQSAKAKARGYRTHKNFINMAYLILGKLDLRLPT; the protein is encoded by the coding sequence ATGGTCCCAGAAGAGCTGTTTTCTCTCGCGTTAGGGTTGGTACCGCCGTGGTTGGTGGACGATGTGACCTTCCAAGTGGAGGAGAAGCGCCTGGATCTGCACATCAACTTTCCCAAGGGCAGTCGCTTTGCTTGCCCCGTCTGTGGTGAGGAGTGTCCGGTACATGACACCCGTGAACATACTTGGCGGCACATGGATTTCTTTCAGCATGAAGCCTATCTCCACGCCCGCGTACCCCGTGTGATGTGCCCGGAACATGGGGTGCATCAGATCCCTGTTCCCTGGGCGCGGGAAGGCTCGCGTTTCACCCTGCTCTTTGAAGCGCTGATCATGACCCTGGTGCGGGAGATGCCGGTATTGACAGTAGCCCGCCTGATCGGCGAGACCGACACGCTCCTGTGGCGGGTGATTGACCACTATGTGCCCGAAGCCCGTACCAGAGTGGATATGGCCCATGTCCATGCCGTCGGCGTCGATGAAACCAGCAGTCGGCGCGGCCATGACTACATCACGCTCTTCGTAGATCTGGAAGCTAGGCGACTGCTGTTTGCCACCCCCGGTAAGGACGTCTCCACTTTTGCGCGATTTGCCACAGACCTTGAAGCCCATGGGGGCAGCGCAGAAGCTGTCACGGACGTCAGCATGGACTTGTCTCCCGCCTTCCAGAAAGGGGCTAAAGAGCATCTTCCCAACGCCCAGGTGACCTTTGATCGTTTCCACCTCATGAAGCTCGTCAACGAGGCCGTGGACGCGGTACGCAGGAGCGAAGCATTTACCCAGCCAGACCTCAAAAAGACCCGCTGGCTCTGGCTCAAGAATGAACGGAAACTCAAGGTGAAGCAGAAAGAAAAGCTGCAGGCATTACTCAAAGACCAGAACCTCAAGACGGCGCAGGCCTACCAATTCCGCCTGACCTTTCAGGACATCTTCACGATCAAGAATCGCCATCAGGGTGCTACCCTCTTGAAAGCCTGGTTGGAAAACGCCAAGACCAGCGATCTGCCGCCTATCGTCAAGGTTGCCTACACCATCATGAATCATTGGGATGGTGTGCTCCACTGGTTTGAGAGCCAGATCACCAATGGAATTCTGGAAGGTTTTAACAGCCTCATTCAATCCGCCAAGGCGAAAGCTCGGGGTTACCGTACCCACAAGAACTTTATCAATATGGCCTACCTGATCTTGGGTAAGCTGGATCTCAGGCTACCCACTTGA
- a CDS encoding agmatine deiminase family protein translates to MQTNYTLPAEWAPQWGVQLTWPHPESDWALRLDEVLPVFVQIAREISLREHLLVACHDRESLRDCERRLENVHANMSHCHLYLVPSNDSWARDHGPLTLKNSAGERKLLDFGFNAWGLKFRADLDNQITRHLHAHQAFGKCSLEISGMVLEGGSIESDGHGTLLTTSACLLSANRNPQWSAAEIESALCQQLGMQRVLWLHSGHLEGDDTDAHIDTLARFCNPHTIAYQSCDDPNDSHFAALQQMAAELSALRSHDGQAYHLIPLPWAQAQWDEEDNRLPLTYANFLILNGAVLLPVYDDPADHIAVQRLQTTFPDRQIVSIPCLELARQHGSLHCVTMQLPE, encoded by the coding sequence ATGCAGACCAACTATACACTCCCCGCCGAATGGGCTCCGCAGTGGGGTGTACAACTGACCTGGCCCCATCCAGAAAGTGACTGGGCACTCCGGCTGGATGAGGTCCTTCCGGTTTTTGTGCAGATTGCCAGGGAAATCAGTCTGCGCGAGCATCTGCTGGTGGCCTGCCATGACCGCGAAAGTTTACGGGATTGTGAACGGCGCCTGGAGAATGTCCACGCCAACATGTCCCACTGCCATCTGTATCTGGTGCCTAGCAATGACTCCTGGGCGCGTGATCACGGACCACTCACCCTTAAGAATTCAGCAGGGGAACGCAAATTGCTGGATTTTGGCTTTAATGCCTGGGGCCTCAAGTTTCGCGCCGACCTGGACAATCAGATTACGCGTCATCTCCATGCCCATCAGGCTTTTGGCAAATGTTCCCTGGAAATTTCGGGAATGGTGCTGGAAGGCGGCAGTATTGAAAGTGATGGTCATGGTACTTTGCTGACGACCAGCGCCTGCCTGCTTTCCGCCAATCGCAATCCACAATGGTCAGCTGCGGAAATTGAAAGCGCCTTATGCCAGCAGCTTGGCATGCAGCGCGTACTCTGGCTGCACAGTGGGCATCTGGAAGGCGATGATACCGATGCACACATCGATACTCTGGCGCGCTTTTGCAATCCGCATACCATCGCTTATCAAAGTTGTGATGATCCCAACGACAGTCACTTTGCGGCTTTGCAGCAAATGGCTGCGGAACTCAGCGCCCTGCGCAGTCATGATGGGCAGGCTTACCATCTGATTCCCCTCCCCTGGGCACAGGCGCAATGGGATGAGGAGGACAACCGCTTGCCTCTGACTTATGCCAATTTTTTGATCCTCAATGGAGCCGTCTTACTCCCCGTCTATGATGATCCTGCGGATCATATTGCCGTCCAGCGTCTTCAAACGACTTTCCCGGACCGTCAGATTGTGTCTATCCCCTGTCTGGAACTTGCCCGCCAACATGGCAGCCTGCACTGCGTAACCATGCAGCTGCCGGAGTAA
- a CDS encoding pseudouridine synthase has translation MAHSSERLDHLLSRLGYCSRSEVRDLLREGRVSVDGMPLRKAATKVDPATVQIDEEPLDHPYPLYVLYHKPLGKVCAHDDPRAIYQDFPPRWRYRRPSFSSVGRLDRETSGVLLLTDDGDWLHRWTSPRYAIPRRYRVTLQNPLQGHEAGILASGTLLLEGEHSPCKVAEMIPLDTTELQLTLHEGRYHEVRRMFAALDNLVLSLHREAFGPFTLDDLAPGQWRELSEIERQMES, from the coding sequence ATGGCGCATTCCAGCGAACGTTTAGATCATCTGCTTTCCCGACTGGGTTATTGTAGCCGTTCGGAAGTGCGTGATTTACTGCGCGAAGGGCGCGTGTCAGTGGATGGAATGCCGCTGCGCAAGGCCGCTACCAAGGTAGATCCAGCTACTGTGCAAATCGATGAAGAGCCTCTGGATCATCCCTATCCCCTTTATGTGCTGTATCACAAACCCCTCGGCAAGGTCTGCGCGCATGATGATCCTCGTGCCATTTATCAGGATTTTCCACCGCGATGGCGTTATCGGCGACCCAGCTTCAGCAGTGTCGGACGACTGGATCGGGAAACCAGCGGTGTGTTGTTGCTGACCGATGATGGAGACTGGCTGCATCGTTGGACCAGTCCCCGCTATGCAATTCCGCGCCGGTATCGAGTGACTTTGCAAAATCCTTTGCAGGGGCATGAAGCCGGCATACTGGCTTCGGGCACCTTGCTGCTGGAGGGAGAGCACAGCCCGTGCAAAGTGGCAGAAATGATCCCGCTCGACACGACTGAACTACAATTGACCCTCCATGAAGGACGTTATCACGAAGTGCGGCGTATGTTTGCAGCTCTGGATAATTTGGTGTTGAGCCTGCATCGGGAGGCATTCGGACCTTTCACTTTGGATGATCTGGCTCCAGGACAGTGGCGGGAACTCAGCGAAATCGAACGGCAAATGGAGTCATAA
- a CDS encoding NUDIX hydrolase — protein sequence MVWKPHVTVAAIVEQDGRFLLVEEMVEGRRCFNQPAGHWDPGETLLDAVVRETLEETAYAFEPEYLTGIYHWEHPAKDLTYLRFAFGGKLGDQRPDYTLDTGIIGPVWMTPAEIQAQSGHLRNVMVQRCMADYLAGNRYPLEILHSLTD from the coding sequence ATGGTCTGGAAGCCGCATGTGACGGTTGCTGCAATTGTGGAGCAAGACGGGCGTTTTTTGCTGGTCGAAGAAATGGTAGAAGGACGCCGATGTTTCAATCAGCCTGCGGGTCACTGGGACCCTGGTGAAACCCTGCTTGACGCAGTCGTACGAGAAACCCTGGAAGAAACGGCCTATGCCTTTGAGCCCGAATATCTCACGGGCATTTATCATTGGGAACACCCCGCCAAAGATTTGACCTACCTGCGTTTTGCTTTTGGCGGGAAGTTGGGTGACCAGCGTCCAGACTACACGCTGGATACCGGAATTATTGGTCCGGTGTGGATGACTCCGGCAGAAATACAGGCGCAGAGCGGACACCTGCGAAATGTCATGGTGCAGCGTTGTATGGCGGATTATCTGGCCGGGAATCGCTATCCTCTAGAAATTTTACACAGTCTGACAGACTGA
- a CDS encoding RNA pyrophosphohydrolase has product MNMIDADGYRPNVGMIICNEHNQVLWAKRRGENAWQFPQGGIDHAETPEQAMFRELEEEVGTAKVCILGRTQGWLRYEVPCSRHRAQRRRYRGQKQIWFLLRFEGDEAEINTLTTQHPEFETWRWVDYWMPAREIIAFKRRVYWQALQELAPLINVGPPPADAAESKRKVSPSAG; this is encoded by the coding sequence ATGAATATGATAGACGCAGACGGCTATCGCCCCAATGTGGGCATGATTATTTGCAACGAACACAATCAGGTGTTGTGGGCCAAACGCCGGGGTGAGAATGCCTGGCAGTTTCCGCAAGGTGGAATTGATCATGCAGAAACACCAGAACAAGCCATGTTCCGTGAGCTCGAAGAGGAAGTGGGTACGGCCAAGGTCTGTATTCTTGGGCGGACTCAGGGGTGGCTGCGTTACGAGGTTCCCTGTTCCCGGCATCGTGCCCAGCGGCGTCGTTATCGCGGGCAGAAACAAATCTGGTTTTTGCTGCGTTTCGAAGGCGATGAGGCGGAAATAAACACCTTGACGACTCAGCACCCCGAGTTTGAAACCTGGCGCTGGGTGGATTACTGGATGCCTGCCCGGGAAATCATCGCCTTTAAACGGCGGGTTTACTGGCAGGCATTGCAGGAATTGGCCCCGCTGATTAATGTGGGACCGCCTCCTGCCGATGCTGCTGAGTCTAAGAGAAAAGTTTCCCCTTCAGCAGGTTAA
- the ychF gene encoding redox-regulated ATPase YchF: MALACGIVGLPNVGKSTLFNAITKAGIAAENYPFCTIEPNVGLVSVPDPRLQALIEIVKPQNVVPATMEFVDIAGLVAGAAQGEGLGNQFLAHIRETDAIALVTRCFEDPNVVHVSGQVDPVADLDTVLTELILADISTVEKAQARVARQAKGGNKDAVAEAAAMTRLLPHLNSGKPAASLSMSAEEKAHLRGLFLLTMKPMMVIANVAEDEIQDGPWRPLLEAWAGERHASVVPVCAAIESELAELEAEEQSAFLQDLGLEEPGLNRIIRAAYGLLGLQTYFTAGVKEVRAWTIPIGATAPQAAGVIHSDFERGFIRAQTIAYADFVQYRGEHGAKEAGRMRAEGKDYVVHDGDVLNFLFNV; encoded by the coding sequence ATGGCTTTGGCCTGTGGCATCGTCGGTCTCCCCAATGTGGGCAAATCCACCCTGTTCAATGCGATCACCAAAGCCGGTATCGCTGCTGAAAATTATCCTTTCTGCACCATAGAACCCAATGTTGGTCTGGTATCCGTGCCGGACCCCCGGCTGCAGGCGCTGATTGAAATCGTCAAGCCCCAAAATGTGGTTCCGGCCACCATGGAGTTTGTGGATATTGCCGGGCTGGTGGCGGGCGCTGCCCAGGGCGAGGGTTTGGGCAACCAGTTTCTGGCCCACATTCGGGAAACGGACGCTATTGCCCTGGTTACGCGCTGCTTTGAAGATCCCAACGTCGTTCATGTCAGCGGTCAGGTGGACCCGGTGGCCGATCTGGATACTGTATTGACGGAGCTGATTCTGGCGGATATCAGTACGGTCGAAAAAGCTCAGGCGCGGGTTGCCCGCCAGGCCAAGGGTGGCAACAAGGATGCCGTCGCCGAAGCCGCTGCCATGACCCGCCTGCTACCGCATCTCAATAGTGGCAAACCTGCCGCGAGTCTCAGCATGAGTGCTGAAGAAAAAGCCCATTTGCGCGGCCTGTTTTTGCTCACCATGAAACCCATGATGGTCATTGCCAACGTGGCTGAAGATGAAATTCAGGATGGACCCTGGCGCCCGCTTCTGGAAGCCTGGGCGGGCGAACGCCATGCCAGCGTAGTTCCGGTGTGTGCAGCCATTGAATCCGAACTGGCTGAACTGGAAGCTGAAGAGCAAAGCGCCTTTCTGCAGGACCTCGGACTGGAAGAACCGGGGCTGAATCGTATCATCCGCGCCGCCTATGGCCTGCTGGGCCTGCAGACCTATTTTACGGCTGGCGTCAAGGAAGTACGGGCCTGGACCATTCCCATCGGGGCCACTGCCCCCCAGGCAGCTGGCGTCATTCATAGTGATTTCGAGCGGGGTTTCATTCGCGCCCAGACTATCGCCTACGCGGATTTCGTTCAGTACCGAGGCGAGCATGGTGCCAAGGAAGCGGGCAGAATGCGTGCGGAAGGTAAGGATTATGTCGTCCATGATGGCGACGTACTGAATTTTTTGTTTAACGTGTGA
- the pth gene encoding aminoacyl-tRNA hydrolase gives MDWLLAGLGNPGAEYARTRHNAGFWALQTFAEKAGASLRLESRWHCLAATTQNSGQQLGLCLPQDFMNRSGAPVQAMAAFYKVPAARILVIHDELDLPPGTARLKWSGGHGGHNGLRDLDRALGTRDYWRLRLGIGHPGHKDAVIHYVLGAPSTMDKSAIDLAIDRSLAVLPEFLDGRSDAAQKTLHSD, from the coding sequence ATGGACTGGTTGCTGGCGGGGCTGGGAAATCCCGGGGCAGAATACGCCCGCACCCGTCACAACGCCGGTTTCTGGGCGCTCCAGACCTTTGCAGAAAAGGCTGGAGCGTCTTTACGTTTGGAATCACGCTGGCATTGTCTGGCAGCAACTACGCAAAATTCCGGACAACAACTGGGCTTGTGCCTGCCCCAGGATTTCATGAATCGCAGCGGTGCGCCGGTCCAGGCCATGGCCGCTTTTTACAAGGTGCCGGCGGCGCGTATTTTAGTGATACACGACGAGCTCGATCTACCGCCCGGCACGGCGCGTTTGAAATGGAGTGGCGGACATGGCGGGCATAACGGCCTGCGCGATCTGGATCGGGCGCTGGGTACGCGGGATTACTGGCGCCTGCGCCTTGGCATCGGCCATCCTGGACACAAGGATGCCGTGATTCATTATGTACTGGGCGCGCCTTCGACAATGGATAAATCCGCGATTGATCTGGCAATTGATCGCAGCCTGGCGGTTCTTCCGGAATTTCTTGATGGTCGCAGTGATGCGGCCCAGAAAACCCTGCACAGCGATTAG
- a CDS encoding 50S ribosomal protein L25/general stress protein Ctc yields the protein MTDFAIAAMPREENGRRASRRLRRTGMVPAVLYGDNKAAMGLSIEARLLRKLLADERAYTHVIALEFPKGKETALIRDIQMHPYKEEVLHMDFMRVHAGETVRLHVPIHFLHENTCVGIKAGGVLHRALTDVEVEAPVDRLPEAIEVDIAKLEKGESLHLSQISVPAGVILIPLQHEDDKEIVSIHSPRTGAEAEEEAPEAAE from the coding sequence ATGACAGATTTTGCAATTGCGGCCATGCCGCGCGAAGAAAATGGTCGGCGTGCCAGCCGCCGCCTGCGCCGTACAGGCATGGTCCCGGCCGTACTTTATGGGGATAACAAGGCAGCGATGGGTCTGAGTATTGAAGCGCGCCTGTTGCGCAAGCTCCTCGCCGACGAGCGGGCTTATACCCATGTAATCGCTCTCGAATTCCCCAAAGGCAAGGAAACCGCTCTGATCCGCGATATCCAGATGCATCCCTATAAGGAAGAAGTCCTGCATATGGACTTTATGCGGGTTCATGCCGGTGAAACCGTGCGTCTGCACGTGCCTATCCACTTCCTCCACGAAAACACCTGCGTGGGTATTAAGGCCGGTGGCGTATTGCACCGCGCCCTGACAGACGTGGAAGTGGAAGCACCGGTTGATCGCCTGCCCGAAGCCATCGAAGTGGACATTGCCAAGCTGGAAAAAGGCGAGAGCTTGCATCTGTCGCAGATCAGCGTGCCGGCCGGTGTTATCCTGATTCCGCTCCAGCATGAAGATGATAAGGAAATTGTCTCCATTCATAGCCCCCGTACCGGCGCTGAAGCAGAAGAAGAAGCCCCGGAAGCTGCCGAGTGA
- the mrdA gene encoding penicillin-binding protein 2, which yields MPLSESLKRTRSFRLRLGVAALLMLLAILGVVLRIVDLQVLHYSKFRELAYDNHVALVPLAPPRGLILADHGEVLAENQPTYALEITPDQVPHLQQSLQFLQHLLNLSPEELQQFTARRAGKPDFDPIVLKADLNPTQIAAVSVRAMELPGVRIVAMMHRHYPYDALFSHVVGYVGPITAADLKDFHANKYVGRNYIGKNGLERYYERQLRGDMGYEIKDINARGLPVGTLRQIAAHPGSNLMTHLRLRVQEAGAEALQGKGYRGAVIAMDPNNGGILAMVTSPSFNANWFVDGISNAHWQSLLNNPGRPLMNRADNGLYPPGSCAKPFYTIQAVQEGVISPAFHTYCPGNYQLGGHTYWDWNRGGFGETGITKALAWSVDVFYYKLAVKMGIDLQDKTLWRFGFGQKTPIDLPGGANGLVPTPAWKRAHLHAPWYTGDSVILGIGQGYLLETPLQLVRAVSALANGGYLVQPQVAKAFIDPQSGKTIPIPNAAPVNLHISTEAMHAVHLGMEACVNTGTCHTVSIPGISIAGKTGTAQVPMGYKNGRTIYNNDSLFIGWAPVDHPKIAVAVVVENGGYNAWQALPVARAVIKAYLQPDQTAPAPAPAPAPAPAPAPAPAPAPAPQKLSTKMPAKVAQSASAHYDAPLSYGEKGSVNPRPAQSTVQ from the coding sequence ATGCCCTTATCCGAATCATTGAAACGTACGCGCAGTTTTCGCCTTCGTCTGGGTGTTGCGGCACTGTTGATGCTCCTGGCCATACTGGGGGTTGTTTTGCGGATAGTGGACCTGCAGGTATTGCATTACTCCAAATTTCGCGAGCTGGCCTATGACAATCATGTGGCTCTGGTGCCCCTGGCTCCGCCTCGGGGCCTGATTCTGGCGGATCATGGAGAGGTTCTGGCAGAAAATCAGCCCACCTATGCCCTCGAAATCACCCCGGATCAGGTCCCCCATCTGCAACAAAGCCTGCAATTTTTGCAGCATCTTCTGAACTTGAGTCCGGAAGAGTTGCAGCAATTTACCGCACGGCGCGCTGGCAAGCCGGACTTTGATCCGATTGTTTTGAAGGCTGATCTGAATCCGACGCAAATTGCAGCCGTATCCGTCCGCGCCATGGAACTGCCGGGCGTGCGTATTGTCGCCATGATGCACCGCCATTATCCCTATGACGCCTTGTTTTCCCATGTCGTCGGTTATGTCGGACCGATTACTGCCGCCGACCTTAAGGATTTTCATGCCAATAAATATGTGGGTCGCAATTATATTGGTAAAAATGGCCTGGAACGCTATTACGAACGCCAGCTGCGTGGCGACATGGGTTATGAAATCAAGGATATTAACGCCCGGGGTTTACCAGTAGGCACCCTCCGCCAGATCGCTGCTCATCCTGGTAGTAATCTGATGACCCATCTCCGGCTGCGGGTTCAGGAGGCAGGGGCAGAAGCGTTACAGGGGAAAGGCTATCGCGGTGCGGTCATCGCCATGGATCCCAATAATGGCGGCATTCTCGCCATGGTCACCAGCCCCAGCTTTAACGCCAACTGGTTTGTGGACGGCATTAGTAATGCGCATTGGCAATCACTGCTCAACAATCCGGGCCGTCCGCTCATGAACCGGGCCGATAATGGCTTGTACCCGCCAGGTTCCTGCGCAAAGCCTTTTTATACCATCCAGGCCGTGCAGGAGGGCGTAATCAGTCCGGCTTTCCATACTTACTGCCCCGGCAATTATCAGTTGGGAGGACACACCTACTGGGACTGGAATCGGGGTGGTTTCGGGGAGACCGGCATCACCAAGGCACTGGCCTGGTCAGTGGATGTTTTCTACTACAAGCTGGCCGTGAAAATGGGAATTGATTTGCAGGACAAGACCCTCTGGCGTTTCGGCTTCGGGCAGAAAACACCCATTGATCTGCCCGGTGGCGCAAACGGTCTGGTCCCGACTCCGGCCTGGAAACGCGCACATCTTCATGCCCCCTGGTACACCGGTGACTCGGTGATTTTGGGTATTGGTCAGGGCTATTTACTGGAAACGCCGCTACAATTGGTCCGCGCCGTTTCTGCCCTCGCCAATGGCGGCTATTTGGTGCAACCCCAGGTCGCCAAGGCCTTCATTGACCCGCAAAGCGGCAAGACTATTCCTATTCCCAATGCCGCGCCCGTAAATCTGCATATTTCTACCGAAGCCATGCATGCGGTGCATCTGGGGATGGAAGCCTGCGTCAATACCGGCACCTGCCATACGGTGAGCATTCCCGGTATCAGCATTGCCGGCAAAACCGGTACGGCCCAGGTCCCTATGGGCTATAAAAATGGACGCACCATTTACAATAATGACTCGCTGTTTATTGGCTGGGCACCGGTGGATCATCCCAAAATTGCCGTAGCGGTGGTGGTCGAAAATGGCGGGTACAATGCCTGGCAAGCCCTACCGGTAGCTCGTGCCGTCATTAAGGCGTATTTGCAGCCGGACCAAACAGCTCCAGCTCCAGCTCCAGCTCCAGCTCCAGCTCCAGCTCCAGCTCCAGCTCCAGCTCCAGCTCCAGCTCCACAAAAATTATCCACAAAAATGCCAGCAAAGGTTGCTCAATCGGCAAGCGCGCATTATGATGCGCCCCTTAGTTATGGGGAGAAAGGTTCTGTCAACCCTCGCCCCGCTCAATCCACAGTACAATAA